A DNA window from Nitratidesulfovibrio sp. contains the following coding sequences:
- a CDS encoding transporter substrate-binding domain-containing protein has product MSVRTIRHHPFQRAPLVLRALCAVAACAALLAYAVRPALAGGPLPQTLVAVSDEWAPRIMAGPDGFAEGICPMVLRQVADDLGLEVEFGFMPKPRRQMAFRRGEINVVPCVSPVWEGVLADVAVYSEPFMMATEMVLVPAGTKGVFRSVRDFAGLRVGTIGGYVYHDGFDEAFETGMLRREDAYTVTQNLQKLRAGRIDAMIVDDYESAYWMHKSGWSESDFRVAYVFADPAPITVMLHASLREFLPKVNASLARMRANGTLRALFAEYGPQKLAAHLIR; this is encoded by the coding sequence ATGAGCGTTCGCACAATTCGCCACCATCCGTTCCAGCGTGCACCGCTTGTCCTGCGTGCCCTGTGCGCCGTGGCGGCATGCGCGGCGCTTCTGGCGTATGCCGTCCGTCCGGCGCTGGCTGGTGGCCCGCTGCCGCAGACACTGGTGGCTGTATCCGACGAATGGGCGCCGCGCATCATGGCCGGGCCCGATGGCTTCGCCGAGGGCATCTGCCCCATGGTGCTGCGTCAGGTGGCCGATGACCTGGGGCTGGAGGTGGAGTTCGGCTTCATGCCCAAGCCGCGCCGCCAGATGGCCTTCCGCCGGGGCGAGATCAACGTGGTGCCGTGCGTTTCCCCCGTGTGGGAGGGCGTGCTTGCCGACGTGGCCGTGTATTCCGAGCCGTTCATGATGGCCACCGAGATGGTGCTGGTGCCCGCCGGGACCAAGGGGGTGTTCCGTTCCGTGCGCGACTTCGCCGGGCTGCGCGTGGGCACCATCGGCGGGTACGTCTATCACGACGGCTTCGACGAGGCCTTCGAGACGGGAATGCTGCGCCGCGAGGACGCCTACACCGTCACCCAGAACCTGCAAAAGCTGCGGGCCGGGCGCATCGACGCCATGATCGTGGACGATTACGAGTCCGCCTACTGGATGCACAAGTCCGGGTGGTCCGAGTCCGATTTTCGGGTGGCCTACGTGTTCGCCGACCCCGCGCCCATCACGGTGATGCTGCATGCCTCGCTGCGCGAGTTTCTGCCCAAGGTCAACGCCTCGCTGGCCCGCATGCGGGCCAACGGCACCCTGCGTGCCCTGTTCGCGGAATACGGGCCGCAGAAACTTGCCGCGCACCTGATCCGCTGA